The Silene latifolia isolate original U9 population chromosome Y, ASM4854445v1, whole genome shotgun sequence sequence caggatccaaaatctcataagggccaatgaacttttggcttaacTTCCCTTTTTTACCGAACCCTATTACTCCACGCATAtcagacactttcaaaagaatcttatccccaacctgaaactcgatgtccCGACAATGTAAGTCTGCAaagctcttttgtcgatcctgggctgcttttATCTTTTGCCCAATCACTTTCACTTGTTCTATCATATCCTGTAACATATGTGGCCCTAAAACTACTGCCTCAGCATTAttatcccagcaaatcggactcgtacacctcctcccatacaaatcCTCAAACAGGGCCATCCCAGTACTCGTATGGTAgccgttgttgtaagaaaactcaatcaaatccaacctatcttcccaactaccaccaaactccatcacacaagcccttaacatatcttccaaagtcttgatttttctctctgtctgtccatctgtcgcaggat is a genomic window containing:
- the LOC141631554 gene encoding uncharacterized protein LOC141631554; the encoded protein is MALFEDLYGRRCTSPICWDNNAEAVVLGPHMLQDMIEQVKVIGQKIKAAQDRQKSFADLHCRDIEFQVGDKILLKVSDMRGVIGFEVPKEILDRNVRKTRSGETVLLKVLWSNHNVEEATWKGEEAMKEHYPSLFAQLS